The Toxoplasma gondii ME49 chromosome XII, whole genome shotgun sequence genome includes a region encoding these proteins:
- a CDS encoding activating signal cointegrator 1 complex subunit 3, putative (encoded by transcript TGME49_249810), which produces MTYPPRRPPSSPSSPSSPSSAAFASRSRASSPLFFRRFTADLLSQSRSPADTEDGEASLSQTPRQATNRPHNGPRFSNAATAAAERNKLLQTFDPLPSPPWSAISASSTSSASSSSSSSSPTPQALHPAVSVNGLASHSSLSVDLSAFPLSPQTISSAFSPRRFSSRVRDYVLTQPALRVSLQPALSVSSTRPLSGAPDGRAKTGSERGQNALSLTGEDGGDASPFAAFCALVTEGVGLGQNAEVAAELVYDTVASHLLALAPPSSSCRAESETGVPVELLGLLAELLPEGNGEAFFTRVVDAGKAMLLADAHLIWERALYVHSNEDSKPGEAGGDSAAILGEGAADDSPLEGDGENKNGQEQEARLAAALLMSPWWRAACRSVDAKSFVDRAAAAAETDAAACLADLVDASPYGMDWVAKLAALRAADRSSSSLRKHSQDTALQDLLGSVSEYVHPAVERTMDETSATREKSERSFLPLSSSAFHPLAAEATAQLHPLEGESESPSASPNLTHSLRPLAWLRRVCWSATEGDEDAACREEERHDSREGETLVLMAAVLAVLSSFGASSGLCPGKRESVSSELFNLLGAKCIHLLDMLVANASLFLRELHRLRDEKAQQNANEKRRARVTARQLVGASVFIQRKSEMLFQRLQQKVEGKQRRQAALAMQQDSSACGMRTVPGWEEGRSLEESILDVLLEEDFEDAPRAPGTRRDPPTQRQKIEGSVASACAPSTLPAGATWRQEQKIEEVFIPPPETKTVPQSSLIPIAALPAWARVCFPNVTHLNTLQSRVYAAAFLSGKSMLVSAPTGAGKTNVAVLSILQQVFEHRFLQIAPRGRARPRVSHRSAGRSGVDGGDEPSCVVEEPVCFELASETNRSAAAQDLHAPSLSCARGIHGLEGSNTEVASSSSASPPAPASASVCSDGRFSPPSARLFKVVYIAPMKSLVVEVVDKLAAALGKVGLVVKEMTGDVSLSPHEMQSVHVIVTVPEKWDILTRNARNSNFGADDSEAEERNLMTSVKCIIIDEIHLLDDERGPVLESIVARVLRHVEETQVHTRLIGISATLPNWQDVAAFLRVEPSRAFFFGADTRPIPLEQTLVGALESDAQRRRQKVNDVCYAKVVEAVKNGHQALVFVHSRRETVATAEFLVQAAQAQGHLGLFVSQAKASSSYALLASQAHKSRCREVASLFSNGVAIHHAGLLRSDRLLAEKLFRTGAVRVLCCTATLAWGVNLPARTVIIKGTSVYDSKSGGFRDISVLDVLQIFGRAGRPQYDTRGSAVLITEGHERLMRYVGQLTHSLPVESKFLENLENALNAEVAIGTVSSVDEAVDWLRYTFCFVRMCRNPRVYGADETILMDDPELCALRRKLIVDAAETLHKHRLIRFNSRTQRLDPTNLGRMACRYYVDYETASLFRQDVELGVDEDRVILRLLGLAKEFASLKVRDDEESELSNLRRSAICRVPIVGDFDAPEAKVQTLVQAALAQAPIKAFSLCADSNYVQANIGRLCRALFVTSLSQGDASSAEKILEWTKAVERGLWPTSHVLMHFCNPNCFDPDVQKRRQPYVPRANEHPGKQNRLVLREGMVSRLEKHQFALGRLRDLGASEIASLVASKADGQDVALAIRMVPDLELDVNPITAAILRVSIALRFTEEFLWSAWWHGNGELFHLWVADVDTQRLLHTEEVTMQKENIREAREVSFALPLHEPTSTQFQVLVISDRWVGVSFQHLFSVRHCLLPDKRQAHTELLDLHPLPRTALNNPEFEALYNFLYFNPIQTQTFHVCYHTNYNVLLGAPTGNGKTIVAELAMLRLFATSPKQKIVYIAPLKALAAERLEDWKARFEGKLKKRVAEFTADAEAENARDFWKADIFVCTPEKWDGLSRQWRERRFVQQIGLVVIDEIHLLGQDRGPVLEAIVSRMRYVSSQTDQPVRFVGLSTALANASDVAAWLGIGKIGLFNFKPAVRPVPCSVHIQGFPQKHYCPRMNAMNKPVFEALLTHASPDLSAEDMHTPPEILNGVYSTCTFFSSSSSSSSSSSSSSSFSSSFSSASSSAGPRRFSPIALRPSLVFVSSRRQTRRTAQELVSLLHTRHEHATDLFLDVRPEEADEFSQTVESVQDASLRTTLHHGVAIHHAGLSPHDRAVSARLFEKGFVRVLVATATLAWGMNLPARLVVVKGTEYYDAETNRYKDFPITDLLQMIGRAGRPQFDSQAVAVIFCHEPKKNFYKRFLYQPFPVESCLLNVLAEHLNAEIVGGTIQTKQQAIEYLTWTYFFRRLTSNPSYYDPSLMIQDFTSSFASRGDRLQASAVRQRRAAIAAFVDKAVCEALDELLEASALRLRFPTAEEKLQAVTGGDATRADAVTRRLRHSADADEQDGEQDEEERGQEARAIRAELSALSEEKKPARRGRGRKTCEGRDIFEEEDDGPTSLEPVLESTPLGRIACVNYISPKSAKMLSDALRPAQAEEENRRLSFVDIVKLLADVPEYKQMPVRHNEDNLNADFSAICPYPIDASTVNSPHTKTFLLFQAQMFQLPVPIADYNTDLKSALDNAMRILQAMLDICTEEAQLRYALDVILLFQCLIQATHPARSSLRALKHLRSAEPSRLRRLSCLGIHSLPFLVEHKCPAAVLLKAGFTDKHTHEICEELKKFPRLRVSTRLFVKEAEGASDDEAVFEHSPPQPLRQGDGREGETLVHTVRPGADLHLEVSLKYSNLPPQVAFTPNFHKQKTAGWYSSLSPIPQNRVPRSRAVKRSMCVLSERVSRFFALEGGADFAPLRFCIAELLVAVPVLQVSL; this is translated from the exons aTGACGTACCCTCCTCGCCGTCCAccctcgtctccgtcctctccctcctctccctcctcggctgccttcgcttcccgTTCGCgagcgtcttctcctcttttcttccggCGTTTCACCGCCGACCTTCTCTCGCAGTCGAGATCTCCAGCAGACACtgaagacggcgaggcctctctttctcagaCTCCACGACAGGCGACGAATCGACCTCACAACGGTCCTCGCTTCTCAAACGCTGCGACAGCTGCAGCGGAACGAAACAAGCTCCTTCAAACGTTCGaccctcttccttctcctccttggTCTGCAATATCTGCATCTTCTAcgtcttctgcatcttcttcgtcttcctcctcttctccgacGCCGCAGGCTCTGCATCCCGCGGTTTCTGTCAACGGTCTCGCCTCgcactcttctctttcggTGGACCTGAGTGCGTTTCCGCTTTCCCCTCAGACgatttcttctgctttctctcctcgccgatTCTCGTCCCGCGTCCGCGACTACGTCCTCACGCAGCCGGCCCTTCGGGTGTCTCTACAGCCtgcgctctctgtctcgtcgaCTCGGCCTCTCTCGGGTGCTCCCGACGGCCGAGCCAAGACTGGCTCGGAAAGAGGCCAAAACGCCCTTTCTCTCACAGGGGAAGATGGCGGAGATGCCTCGCCATTCGCAGCCTTCTGCGCGCTTGTCACAGAGGGCGTAGGCCTCGGGCAGAACGCCGAAGTCGCTGCAGAGCTCGTCTACGACACCGTCGCCTCCCATCTTCTCGCGCTGGctcctccgtcgtcttcttgtcGAGCCGAATCGGAGACAGGAGTCCCTGTCGAACTGCTGGGGCTCCTCGCAGAACTCCTCCCAGAAGGCAATGGAGAAGCTTTTTTCACCAGAGTCGTGGACGCCGGCAAAGCGATGCTGCTCGCAGACGCCCACCTCATCTGGGAGCGTgcgctgtacgtacactcgaATGAGGACTCGAAGCCAGGGGAGGCTGGCGGAGACTCAGCGGCGATCCTGGGCGAGGGTGCCGCAGACGATTCTCCGctcgaaggcgacggcgaaaACAAAAATGGTCAGGAACAAGAAGCGAGACTCGCAGCCGCGCTGCTGATGTCGCCGTGGTGGCGAGCTGCTTGTCGCTCTGTCGACGCAAAATCGTTTGTCGacagagcagctgcagcagccgaGACTGATGCCGCTGCTTGTCTTGCTGACCTCGTGGATGCGTCTCCGTACGGCATGGACTGGGTCGCGAAACTGGCGGCCCTCAGAGCCGCGGACcgttcgtcctcttcgcttcggAAGCACAGTCAGGACACCGCGTTGCAAGACCTGCTTGGCAGCGTGAGTGAGTACGTTCACCCTGCGGTGGAAAGGACGATGGACGAGACATCTGCGACTCGCGAGAAGTCCGAGAGGagcttcctgcctctctcttcctcggcatTTCATCCGCTCGCggcggaggcgacggcgcagCTGCACCCGctcgaaggcgagagcgaatCCCCGTCCGCTTCTCCGAACCTGACGCATTCACTCAGGCCGCTCGCTTGGCTGAGACGCGTCTGCTGGTCTGccacagaaggagacgaggacgcggcatgcagagaggaggaaaggcacgacagcagagaaggcgagacactGG ttttGATGGCCGCCGTCCTGGCCGTGCTTTCGTCGTTTGGCGCCTCCTCTGGGCTTTGCCCCGGCAAGCGGGAAAGCGTTTCGAGTGAACTGTTTAATCTCCTGGGAGCGAAGTGCATCCACCTCCTTGACATGCTCGTGGCGAAcgcgtcgctctttctgAGAGAGTTGCATCGGCtgcgagacgagaaagcacaGCAGAACGCAAACGAAAAGCGTCGCGCCAGAGTTACTGCGAGACAACTCGTCGGAGCCTCG GTGTTCATACAGAGGAAGAGTGAAATGTTGTTCCAACGGCTTCAGCAGAAAGTGGAAGGGAAGCAGCGTCGCCAGGCGGCGCTTGCGATGCAGCAAGACTCGTCGGCCTGCGGAATGCGAACGGTACCAGGCTGGGAAGAAGGCAGATCTTTGGAGGAAAGCATTTTGGATGTCCTGCTCGAGGAAGACTTCGAAGACGCCCCGCGAGCTCCCGGCACTC GCAGAGATCCGCCCACTCAGAGGCAGAAGATCGAAGGGAGCgtcgcgtctgcatgcgctccctCGACGTTGCCGGCAGGAGCAACTTGGAGACAGGAGCAGAAGATCGAGGAAGTTTTCATTCCACCtccggagacgaagacg GTACCGCAGTCGTCGCTGATTCCAATTGCGGCGTTGCCTGCGTGGgcgcgcgtctgcttcccCAACGTGACGCACCTGAACACGTTGCAGTCTCGAGTCTATGCTGCTGCGTTCCTCAGTGGCAAGTCGATGCTGGTGTCTGCGCCGACGGGAGCAGGGAAGACGAATGTCGCAGTCCTGTCGATTCTTCAGCAAGTCTTCGAGCACCGGTTTCTCCAGATCGCGCCGCGGGGACGTGCGCGACCTCGCGTCTCGCACCGCTCTGCAGGCCGTTCAGGTGTCGACGGCGGAGACGAGCCGTCGTGCGTCGTCGAGGAACCTGTTTGTTTCGAACTCGCGTCAGAAACGAACAGGTCGGCAGCTGCACAAGACCTGCACGCGCCTTCGCTCAGTTGTGCCCGCGGGATTCATGGCCTCGAAGGATCAAACACCGAGGttgcctcctcttcgtcggcttcgcctccggctcctgcgtctgcttccgTTTGCTCGGATGGACGCTTTTCGCCGCCGTCTGCGCGGTTGTTCAAGGTTGTGTACATTGCGCCTATGAAGTCGTTGGTCGTGGAGGTGGTGGACAAGCTGGCGGCCGCGCTCGGGAAGGTCGGCCTCGTTGTGAAGGAGATGACTGGCGACGTCTCGCTGTCCCCGCACGAGATGCAGAGCGTCCACGTGATAGTCACGGTGCCCGAGAAATGGGATATCTTGACGCGAAATGCGCGCAACAGCAACTTCGGGGCAGACGACtcggaggcggaggagaggaactTGATGACGAGCGTCAAGTGCATCATCATCGACGAGATCCACCTCCTCGACGACGAACGAGGTCCCGTTCTCGAGTCCATCGTCGCGCGCGTTCTGAGACATGTCGAGGAAACGCAAGTCCACACCCGGCTCATCGGAATCTCCGCGACGCTGCCCAACTG GCAAGACGTcgcggcgtttcttcgcgtcgAGCCGAGCAGggcgtttttcttcggcgCAGACACGCGGCCCATTCCTCTGGAGCAGACGCTGGTCGGAGCGCTGGAGAGCGACGCACAGAGGCGACGGCAGAAGGTGAATGACGTCTGTTACGCAAAGGTGGTGGAAGCTGTGAAAAACGGGCATCAAGCTCTCGTCTTTGTGCATTCTCGTCGGGAGACGGTCGCGACTGCAGAGTTCCTCGTCCAGGCAGCCCAAGCTCAGGGACATCTTGGACTCTTCGTCAGTCAG GCGAAGGCGTCTTCGAGCTACGCGCTGCTGGCTAGCCAGGCGCACAAGTCCCGCTGTCGAGAGGTCGCTTCGCTTTTTTCTAACGGGGTCGCGATTCACCACGCTGGCCTTCTGAGGAGCGACCGTCTCTTGGCTGAGAAGCTTTTCCGCACAG GAGCTGTCCGAGTGCTCTGCTGCACAGCGACGCTGGCATGGGGAGTGAACCTGCCGGCGCGCACGGTCATCATAAAAGGAACAAGCGTCTACGACTCTAAATCGGGAGGCTTCCGCGACATCA gcGTCCTGGACGTCCTGCAGATCTTCGGTCGAGCTGGGCGCCCCCAGTACGACACCCGCGGCTCTGCTGTGCTTATCACCGAGGGGCATGAACGCCTCATGCGCTACGTCGGACAGCTGACGCACAGTTTGCCAGTCGAGAGCAAGTTTCTCGAAAATCTCGAAAACGCACTCAACGCAGAAGTTGCCATCGGCACTGTGTCCTCCGTCGACGAAGCCGTCGACTGGCTGCGATACACCTTCTGCTTCGTGCGAATGTGCAG AAACCCAAGAGTTTACGGCGCAGACGAGACGATCCTGATGGACGACCCAGAGTTGTGTGCTCTTCGGCGAAAACTCATTGTCGAC GCCGCTGAGACGCTCCATAAGCACCGCTTGATCCGTTTTAACTCGAGAACGCAGCGTCTCGACCCCACAAATCTCGGACGCATGGCCTGTCGTTACTACGTGGACTACGAAACAGCTTCACTCTTTCGTCAAGACGTCGAACTTGGCGTGGACGAAGACAGAGTGATTTTACGTCTCCTCGGACTCGCGAAGGAATTTGCGTCTCTCAAG gttcgagacgacgaagagagcgaatTGTCAAACTTGCGGAGAAGCGCCATTTGCCGAGTGCCGATTGTGGGCGACTTCGACGCGCCAGAGGCGAAAGTTCAGACGCTCGTCCAAGCCGCGCTCGCACAGGCGCCGATCAAAGCGTTTTCCCTCTGTGCCGACTCCAACTACGTTCAGGCC AATATTGGGCGACTGTGTCGCGCGCTCTTCGTCACCAGCCTCTCTCAGGGCGACGCCAGTTCAGCAGAGAAAATCCTGGAGTGGACCAAggcagtggagagaggctTGTGGCCGACTTCTCACGTTTTGATGCATTTCTGCAATCCCAACTGCTTCGACCCCGACGTACAAAAACGCAGACAACCTTACGTACCGCGAGCCAACGAACATCCT ggaaAGCAAAACAGACTGGTGCTCAGAGAAGGGATGGTGAGCCGCCTGGAGAAGCATCAGTTTGCGCTGGGTCGACTGCGAGACTTAGGCGCCAGCGAAATCGCCTCCCTCGTCGCCAGCAAGGCCGACGGCCAGGACGTCGCGCTTGCCATCCGGATGGTCCCCGATCTGGAACTCGACGTTAAT CCGATAACGGCCGCGATTCTGCGCGTGTCGATCGCACTGCGATTCACCGAGGAGTTTTTATGGTCAGCCTGGTGGCATGGAAATGGAGAACTCTTTCACCTCTGGGTTGCGGACGTCGACACCCAGCGTCTCCTTCACACCGAAGAAGTCAcgatgcagaaagaaaacat CcgggaggcgcgggaggtaTCTTTCGCGTTGCCTCTTCACGAGCCGACTTCCACGCAGTTCCAGGTCTTGGTGATTTCCGACAGATGggtcggtgtctccttccagcATTTGTTCTCTGTGCggcactgtctccttcctgacAAGCGTCAGGCCCACACCGAACTGCTCGACTTGCATCCGCTGCCTCGCACAG CACTGAACAATCCGGAGTTCGAGGCGCTCTACAATTTCCTGTATTTCAATCCAATTCAGACGCAAACGTTCCACGTCTGCTACCACACAAACTACAATGTGCTTCTGGGCGCCCCCACAGGCAA CGGTAAGACGATTGTTGCGGAGCTGGCAATGTTGCGATTGTTCGCTACCTCGccgaagcagaaaattgttTACATTGCTCCTTTGAAGGCACTTGCCGCCGAGCGTCTCGAAGACTG GAAAGCGCGGTTTGAAGGaaagttgaagaagcgaGTCGCAGAGTTCACGGCAGAtgcggaggcagagaacgcgCGAGACTTCTGGAAAGCAGACATCTtcgtctgtacacctgagaAGTGGGATGGTCTGTCTCGACAGTGGAGAGAGCGGCGGTTCGTCCAGCAAATAGGTCTTGTCGTCATCGACGAGATTCACCTGCTCGGACAAGACAGAG GGCCAGTGCTGGAAGCCATTGTGAGTCGGATGCGGTACGTGAGCAGTCAGACAGACCAGCCAGTTCGTTTCGTCGGCCTCTCCACGGCTCTCGCGAACGCGTCAGACGTTGCGGCTTGGCTGGGCATTGGAAAAATCGGCCTCTTCAACTTCAAACCTGCCGTCCGGCCGGTTCCCTGCTCCGTGCACATCCAAG GCTTCCCTCAAAAACATTATTGTCCTCGAATGAACGCGATGAACAAGCCGGTGTTCGAGGCGCTCCTCACGCATGCATCCCCCGACCTCTCAGCGGAAGACATGCATACGCCGCCAGAGATCTTAAACGGCGTCTACAGCACTTGtactttcttttcttcgtcttcttcctcttcttcctcttcgtcctcttcgtcctcgttttcttcctcgttttcttccgcttcgtcttcagctggtcctcgtcgcttttctccaaTTGCTTTGCGGCCCTCCTTGgtgttcgtctcttctcggcgACAGACGAGACGCACCGCACAAGAActggtgtctctgttgcATACTCGACATGAGCATGCGACAGATCTTTTCCTCGACGTCCGCCCGGAGGAAGCTGACGAGTTTTCTCAGACTGTCGAGTCTGTTCAG GACGCGTCGTTGCGTACGACTCTGCACCACGGAGTCGCGATTCACCATGCCGGGCTGTCTCCCCACGACAGGGCAGTATCTGCTCGCCTTTTCGAAAAAGGATTTGTCCGAGTCTTGGTCGCGACAGCCACACTGGCTTGGGGAATGAACTTGCCGGCAAGACTGGTCGTTGTTAAG GGAACAGAGTACtacgacgcagagacgaaccGTTATAAAGATTTCCCCATCACGGATTTGTTGCAG aTGATCGGTCGCGCAGGAAGGCCGCAGTTTGACAGTCAGGCGGTGGCTGTGATTTTCTGTCACGAACCGAAAAAGAATTTCTACAAACGTTTTCTCTATCAGCCGTTCCCTGTCGAGTCGTGTCTCCTGAACGTTCTCGCCGAGCACTTGAATGCAGAGATTGTCGGAGGTACCATTCAGACGAAGCAGCAAGCGATAGAGTACCTCACATGGACCTACTTCTTCAG ACGACTGACGTCGAATCCGTCCTACTACGATCCGTCTCTGATGATTCAAGACTTCACATCTTCCTTCGCgtccagaggagacaggctcCAGGCCTCGGCagtgagacagagacgagcgGCGATTGCCGCGTTCGTCGACAAGGCGGTCTGCGAAGCGCTCGATGAACTTCTCGAAGCCTCTGCTCTCCGACTGCGGTTCCCCACCGCCGAGGAGAAGTTGCAGGCTGTCACAGGCGGCGATGCGACCCGGGCAGACGCCGTCACACGCAGACTCCGCCATAGCGCAGACGCAGATGAACAAGACGGAGaacaggacgaagaggaaagagggcAGGAAGCGCGAGCGATTCGCGCAGAGCTCAGTGCGTTGtctgaggagaagaagcccgCGCGccggggaagaggaagaaagacttgcgaaggaagagacattttcgaagaggaagacgatggGCCGACTTCGCTGGAACCTGTGTTGGAGTCCACGCCGTTAGGCCGAATTGCATGCGTCAACTATATTTCCCCAAAGTCCGCAAAGATGCTGTCTGACGCCCTGAGACCTGcgcaagcagaagaagaaaaccgaaGACTCAGCTTTGTCGACATCGTCAAACTCCTCGCAGATGTCCCCGAATACAAACAAATGCCTGTCAG GCACAACGAGGACAACCTGAACGCGGACTTCAGTGCCATCTGTCCGTATCCCATTGACGCCTCAACAGTCAATTCACCCCACACGAAGACTTTTCTGCTGTTCCAAGCGCAGATGTTTCAGCTGCCAGTGCCGATCGCCGACTACAATACGGACTTGAAGTCTGCGCTCGACAACGCCATGCGTATCCTCCAG